One genomic region from bacterium encodes:
- a CDS encoding 2-oxoacid:acceptor oxidoreductase family protein, producing MQLEIKFAGFGGQGVMLTGKLLAEAAMEEGKQVVWLPSYGPEMRGGTAYCTVVIADRPIGSPIVNNPGNLVAMNRPSLEKFAPMIKPGGFCLVNSSLIPISSGRDDITEVRLACNAIAIELNNPRASNMVALGGIAALVNVCSIDAVEHIIRHEFKSKAKFIEANVAAMKRGAELALSDASRVRVEAVA from the coding sequence ATGCAACTGGAAATTAAATTTGCCGGGTTTGGCGGACAAGGCGTGATGCTAACCGGTAAACTGCTGGCGGAAGCGGCGATGGAAGAGGGAAAGCAAGTGGTTTGGCTCCCTTCCTATGGTCCCGAAATGCGCGGCGGCACGGCGTATTGTACCGTCGTTATCGCTGACCGTCCGATTGGTTCGCCGATTGTCAACAATCCGGGGAACTTGGTCGCGATGAATCGTCCCTCGCTCGAAAAGTTTGCCCCGATGATAAAACCGGGCGGCTTTTGCCTCGTCAACAGTTCGCTGATTCCGATTTCGAGCGGACGCGATGATATAACCGAAGTGCGGCTTGCCTGTAATGCGATTGCGATTGAGTTAAACAATCCGCGCGCTTCGAATATGGTGGCGCTGGGTGGAATCGCGGCATTAGTGAATGTGTGCAGCATCGACGCCGTCGAGCACATCATCCGCCACGAATTTAAATCGAAAGCGAAATTCATCGAAGCGAACGTAGCGGCAATGAAGCGCGGCGCCGAACTCGCGCTGTCGGATGCTTCCCGGGTTCGCGTGGAGGCAGTAGCATGA
- a CDS encoding AAA family ATPase, producing MATDKLTTKARQAFETAISTAKHRGNATFDGIDLLAALLADEGGMTRPILEQIPVEFAKLQARIQQEIARKPVVQGDIEVTPGRDIQTIFAKASEWTTKLGDEYVSTEHLLLALADSGGDASRLLKEIGATSDKLLQATAKIRGNHRVVDEDPETKFNALKKYGRDLTELAANGKLDPVIGRDDEIRRVLQVLSKRTKNNPLLIGEAGVGKTAIAEGIAHRIVAGDVPDSLKKRKIVSLDIASLTAGAKYRGEFEERLKAVIQEVVAAKGNVLLFIDEIHTVVSAGNAEGAVGAADILKPPLARGELRCIGATTIDEFRKHIEKDPALARRFQTVLVDEPGIAETVAILRGLKERYEIHHGVSIRDEALVAAARLSHRYLPDRRLPDKAIDLIDEACARLRIELDSVPEEIDEVQRQIRQLEIEKAAVAKGSAGTHQLQEIESELGELKQQLANLNERWQREKSALDLVRAEAEKLDKLKLEEEQSIRAGNLNRAAELKYGSIPEVQKKITELRNRYAANENSPLLPESVGEDDVAQIISRATGIPVQKMLETEKRKLRELEARLHQRVVGQELAVKAVANAIRRSRAGLSESSRPIGSFFFLGSTGVGKTELAKALAEELFSDESALIRIDLSEYTEQHSVARLIGAPPGYVGYEEGGQLTEAVRRRPYAVILFDEAEKAHPQVFNLLLQVLDDGRLTDNQGHTAHFENCVVIFTSNIGSELISEHLREHNGSSDLPDEVREHVLSLLKLKLRPEFLNRLDEVVFFHPLNSEQLNAILDLQISRIRKRLEPQGFALEVSEAANQLLLTEGTNFEYGARPLKRALQDLLLDPLADVLLSGDFESSDTIYADVQSGKIILTAKVSK from the coding sequence ATGGCAACCGATAAACTGACGACCAAAGCCCGCCAAGCCTTTGAGACCGCCATCAGCACGGCAAAACACCGGGGCAACGCCACCTTCGATGGCATTGACCTCCTCGCAGCCCTGCTTGCCGATGAAGGGGGGATGACACGCCCGATCCTCGAACAAATTCCGGTCGAATTCGCTAAACTGCAAGCGCGAATTCAGCAGGAGATCGCCCGCAAGCCGGTGGTTCAAGGGGATATCGAAGTTACTCCCGGCCGCGATATACAAACAATTTTTGCCAAAGCGAGCGAATGGACGACCAAACTCGGCGATGAGTACGTTTCGACTGAACACCTCCTGTTAGCCCTTGCCGACAGTGGCGGCGACGCTTCCCGGCTCTTAAAAGAAATCGGCGCGACCAGCGACAAACTGTTGCAAGCGACCGCGAAAATTCGCGGCAACCATCGCGTAGTCGACGAAGACCCGGAAACAAAATTCAACGCCCTCAAGAAGTATGGTCGTGATTTAACCGAATTAGCCGCCAACGGAAAACTCGATCCGGTGATCGGACGCGACGACGAAATCCGGCGGGTATTACAGGTACTGTCGAAACGAACCAAAAATAATCCCTTACTAATCGGCGAAGCGGGCGTCGGCAAAACGGCGATTGCCGAAGGGATCGCGCACCGCATTGTCGCTGGCGACGTGCCCGATTCCTTGAAGAAGCGGAAAATCGTCTCGCTCGATATCGCCTCACTGACTGCCGGCGCGAAGTACCGCGGGGAATTCGAGGAGCGGTTGAAGGCGGTAATTCAGGAAGTCGTTGCCGCGAAAGGGAATGTCCTGCTCTTCATCGACGAAATTCATACTGTTGTGAGTGCCGGCAATGCCGAAGGCGCGGTCGGCGCCGCCGATATACTGAAACCGCCGCTTGCACGGGGAGAGTTACGTTGCATCGGTGCAACCACCATCGACGAATTCCGGAAGCATATCGAGAAAGACCCGGCGCTGGCGCGGCGTTTCCAAACCGTATTGGTAGATGAACCGGGGATCGCCGAAACAGTTGCAATTCTTCGCGGCTTGAAAGAACGGTATGAAATTCACCACGGTGTATCGATTCGCGACGAAGCGCTGGTCGCGGCTGCCCGGTTATCGCACCGTTATCTCCCCGACCGCCGATTACCAGATAAAGCGATTGATTTAATCGATGAAGCGTGTGCGCGGTTGCGGATTGAACTGGATAGCGTTCCCGAGGAAATCGACGAAGTGCAACGGCAAATCCGCCAATTGGAAATTGAGAAAGCCGCGGTCGCCAAAGGTTCGGCGGGAACCCACCAATTACAAGAAATCGAATCAGAACTCGGCGAATTGAAACAACAGCTTGCGAACTTGAATGAACGATGGCAACGGGAAAAATCTGCCTTGGATTTGGTGCGCGCCGAAGCGGAGAAACTCGATAAACTCAAATTGGAAGAAGAACAGTCAATTCGCGCGGGGAACCTGAATCGCGCCGCTGAGCTGAAGTATGGCAGTATTCCTGAAGTGCAAAAGAAAATCACTGAGCTGCGCAACCGCTATGCCGCCAATGAGAATAGTCCACTACTACCGGAATCGGTCGGTGAAGATGATGTCGCGCAAATCATTTCGCGTGCGACCGGCATTCCCGTTCAGAAAATGTTGGAGACCGAAAAACGGAAATTGCGTGAATTGGAAGCGCGGTTACATCAGCGAGTGGTTGGGCAGGAGCTCGCAGTGAAAGCGGTTGCGAATGCGATTCGCCGCTCACGTGCCGGGTTATCCGAATCGTCGCGTCCGATTGGCAGTTTTTTCTTTTTAGGTTCGACTGGCGTCGGAAAGACCGAGTTGGCGAAAGCGCTCGCCGAAGAGCTCTTCTCCGATGAATCGGCGCTCATTCGCATCGACTTATCGGAATACACCGAGCAGCATAGCGTCGCGCGGCTAATCGGCGCTCCGCCCGGCTATGTCGGTTACGAAGAGGGGGGACAACTAACCGAAGCAGTCCGCCGCCGCCCCTATGCGGTAATCCTCTTCGATGAAGCGGAAAAAGCGCATCCGCAGGTATTCAATTTGCTATTGCAAGTCTTGGACGATGGACGATTGACCGATAATCAAGGGCACACGGCGCATTTTGAAAATTGCGTTGTCATCTTTACATCGAATATCGGCAGCGAACTGATTTCTGAGCATTTGCGGGAACATAACGGTAGTTCGGATTTACCGGATGAAGTGCGCGAGCACGTGCTTTCTTTACTCAAATTGAAGTTACGGCCGGAGTTCCTTAACCGATTGGACGAAGTGGTTTTCTTCCATCCATTGAACTCGGAGCAACTCAACGCAATACTCGATTTGCAGATTTCCCGGATTCGTAAACGATTGGAACCGCAAGGCTTTGCGTTGGAGGTAAGCGAAGCTGCGAATCAACTGTTGTTGACCGAAGGAACTAACTTCGAGTATGGCGCGCGACCTCTCAAGCGGGCTTTGCAGGATTTATTGCTCGATCCGTTAGCCGATGTTTTGTTGAGTGGCGATTTTGAGAGTAGCGATACCATTTATGCCGATGTGCAATCCGGTAAGATTATTCTTACCGCCAAAGTGAGTAAATAA
- a CDS encoding 4Fe-4S dicluster domain-containing protein, with protein sequence MSKKLWVTPYRCIGCRSCEIACSFVHSKSPMNPAMTRVRAYTFSPTVSSVVLCLQCDEAACQKVCPTNALPRNPVTGAIEVDTNKCVKCMMCTVACPFGNIHLDKFANEIVKCDVCGGDPACAKFCPTRALEWAEESSPDLAPGDQIEVPPLPLMARVNNA encoded by the coding sequence ATGAGCAAGAAACTTTGGGTTACCCCATACCGTTGTATCGGCTGCCGTTCGTGCGAAATCGCCTGCAGCTTCGTCCACAGTAAATCGCCAATGAATCCGGCGATGACAAGGGTACGCGCCTACACCTTCTCGCCGACGGTGTCGTCGGTTGTCCTCTGTCTACAATGCGACGAAGCGGCATGTCAGAAAGTCTGTCCGACCAATGCGCTGCCGCGCAATCCGGTCACCGGCGCGATTGAAGTCGATACGAACAAATGCGTAAAGTGCATGATGTGTACCGTCGCCTGTCCCTTCGGGAATATCCATCTCGACAAGTTCGCCAATGAAATTGTCAAGTGCGATGTCTGCGGCGGCGATCCCGCGTGTGCGAAATTCTGTCCAACTCGCGCGCTCGAATGGGCGGAAGAGTCGTCACCCGATCTCGCACCGGGTGATCAAATCGAAGTCCCCCCGTTACCACTCATGGCAAGGGTGAATAACGCCTAA
- a CDS encoding restriction endonuclease, translated as MALPKFDDVTLVFLQFLADGQVHTRAEYFDAIAKHFQLSEVERNAVSKSGMNLFRDRCYWARYYLLRALLVEKVSNGKYRITTRGLELLKEKPTKINAKLLLEKYEEFREFYLKSHAEKSITGTENASPIAIPIMELTPTEQLTQVEETLRQELLEKLREAILKNTPSFFEQLVVRLLEKMGYGIGEITGKSGDGGIDGIIYEDKLGLEKIHIQAKRFENAPVGRPTIQGFVGALVGLGADKGVFITMSHFSQDAANYVKGLKAQRVILIDGEKLLQLMIDHELGVSVDRIIKINKIDNDFFEPDE; from the coding sequence ATGGCATTACCGAAATTCGACGACGTCACATTAGTCTTTCTGCAATTTCTTGCAGATGGACAAGTGCATACACGCGCCGAGTATTTTGATGCGATTGCCAAGCATTTTCAGTTGAGCGAAGTCGAACGCAATGCGGTTTCGAAAAGCGGAATGAATCTATTTCGCGATCGTTGCTATTGGGCTCGCTATTATCTTTTACGAGCTCTCTTAGTTGAAAAAGTATCGAATGGAAAGTATCGTATTACGACGCGTGGTTTAGAATTATTGAAAGAGAAGCCGACAAAAATCAATGCAAAGCTATTGCTTGAAAAGTATGAAGAATTTAGAGAATTCTATCTAAAATCTCATGCTGAGAAAAGCATAACAGGAACCGAAAACGCATCGCCAATCGCAATACCAATAATGGAACTAACGCCAACCGAGCAGTTAACGCAAGTTGAAGAGACACTCCGACAAGAATTACTCGAAAAACTTCGTGAAGCGATATTGAAGAATACACCATCCTTTTTTGAGCAGTTGGTTGTCCGTTTGTTAGAGAAGATGGGTTATGGAATTGGCGAGATCACTGGCAAGTCGGGCGACGGCGGTATCGATGGGATTATTTACGAAGATAAATTGGGATTAGAGAAAATTCACATTCAAGCAAAGCGATTTGAAAATGCTCCAGTAGGAAGACCAACGATTCAAGGCTTTGTTGGGGCGTTAGTGGGGCTTGGCGCCGATAAGGGGGTTTTCATAACAATGTCGCATTTTTCGCAAGATGCGGCAAATTATGTTAAAGGTCTCAAAGCACAAAGAGTTATCCTAATCGACGGTGAAAAACTACTTCAATTGATGATTGATCACGAATTAGGCGTATCGGTTGACAGAATTATAAAAATCAATAAAATCGATAACGACTTTTTTGAACCGGATGAGTAA
- a CDS encoding phosphoenolpyruvate carboxylase → MRVIDERLSLVLREDEQRFDKKTTPFLNDSLQLYELWQKQIERLYPELSPVIFALTASEQTISNLHDYSASDLYRISHAVSTLFQLYNLAEEHHRLRRIGAHRSSKPEKGTFAALAPQESLLEELQKVNVRIVFTAHPTEVRRPALLREWRQIAQLLADSERNDFTNEQHQLLRDNLAASIQSLLVTGDVRTNEVTPYHEIRDLWSQLSNVWQASEALFHRIRLAVPSSLATEAPLSPLSFGCWVGSDADGNPNITAETMQYAADTLRRMALSRYLTSCETIRSQLTINAGLLDIAPAIGEWLSLTEHRMPKTTSRIGQRYREEPFRRAFTFICERISDTLKQLPEDESLHGYEIVRTIPPREIELPYTTASELENDLIAIRNSLHATLQSHYLPIEQLLFQVRNFGFHYASLEHRIHAKDVIECFQLLWQPENASLSVEQILFRIRETVNRCEAISVEAIAEHRVIKRLRKAAGLRRAYGSKTLDTVILSGTSQVEELLGLSLLLDACQVDANEPEPIRVVPLFETLPDLQHAPVFLNELFSLPYWQTKLQVAHRIQEVMLGYSDSGKDAGIVAANLALDQAAREIHAAGERNQVAIQFFHGRGGTVARGGGFLYQSIVASLHGVGDGHWKLTEQGEMIATRYGDPALAVRVIEQMLVATIEARTLQSTISSNAALEFEELSVLSEKAWRALVYEKPDFAQFFAIASPVGELSALRIGSRPAKRTPGGDISMLRAIPWNFAWLQNRINLTGWYGAGTALNAIRHQPELWHGFLAALPHTPILQLLIQKLRISLWLSDWNAAEFYLHRVPEEHRAYITRIRNEFDDLKTVLEELQEHLPAKSYAIFHASRAVRVAPLRGLAAIQSELIDRFRNQTNTTVETMLQRALLQSFIGVSAGLRNTG, encoded by the coding sequence ATGCGGGTAATCGACGAACGACTATCGTTAGTATTGCGGGAAGATGAGCAGCGATTCGACAAGAAAACCACGCCGTTTCTCAACGATAGTTTACAATTGTATGAACTATGGCAAAAGCAGATCGAGCGATTGTACCCGGAGCTGTCGCCGGTGATTTTCGCGTTGACTGCATCCGAACAAACGATAAGTAATCTTCACGATTACTCAGCAAGCGATTTGTACCGGATTTCCCATGCGGTCTCGACGCTATTCCAATTGTACAATCTTGCCGAAGAGCATCACCGCTTGCGCCGCATTGGCGCGCATCGCAGCAGTAAACCAGAAAAGGGAACTTTCGCAGCTCTTGCCCCGCAGGAATCATTACTCGAAGAATTGCAAAAGGTAAATGTCCGCATCGTATTCACGGCGCATCCTACCGAGGTGCGGCGGCCGGCACTGCTGCGCGAATGGCGGCAGATTGCGCAATTGCTCGCCGATAGTGAACGCAACGATTTCACCAACGAGCAACATCAGTTACTCCGTGACAATTTAGCGGCATCGATTCAATCGTTATTAGTTACCGGGGACGTCCGCACCAACGAGGTAACTCCATATCACGAGATCCGAGATTTATGGTCGCAACTCAGTAATGTTTGGCAAGCTTCGGAAGCCCTATTCCATCGGATACGGCTCGCCGTTCCGTCATCGCTTGCAACCGAAGCACCGCTATCTCCGCTCTCCTTCGGTTGTTGGGTGGGCAGCGATGCTGATGGTAATCCGAATATCACCGCCGAGACGATGCAGTATGCGGCGGATACATTGCGCAGGATGGCACTTTCGCGTTACCTGACATCGTGTGAAACGATTCGTTCCCAACTCACAATCAATGCTGGTCTACTCGATATTGCACCTGCCATCGGCGAATGGCTTTCGCTCACCGAGCATCGAATGCCGAAAACAACTTCACGAATCGGACAACGCTATCGGGAAGAGCCGTTCCGTCGCGCGTTTACGTTCATCTGTGAGCGGATTAGCGATACGTTAAAACAGCTGCCCGAAGACGAATCACTTCACGGTTATGAAATCGTCCGAACGATTCCGCCACGCGAGATCGAGTTGCCTTACACCACAGCTTCCGAATTGGAAAACGATTTAATTGCAATTCGGAATTCTCTACACGCAACTTTACAATCGCATTATCTCCCCATCGAGCAATTGCTATTTCAGGTGCGCAATTTTGGTTTTCATTATGCGTCCCTCGAACATCGGATTCATGCAAAGGATGTCATCGAATGTTTCCAACTGCTATGGCAACCGGAGAATGCATCGCTTTCAGTTGAACAAATTCTATTCCGAATTCGCGAAACGGTAAATCGTTGTGAAGCGATATCAGTGGAAGCGATTGCCGAGCATCGGGTGATAAAACGGCTGCGGAAAGCCGCGGGATTGCGCCGCGCGTATGGTTCAAAAACTCTTGATACTGTGATTCTCTCCGGCACCTCCCAAGTCGAAGAATTACTTGGACTCAGTTTACTGCTCGACGCCTGTCAAGTTGATGCAAATGAACCGGAACCGATTCGTGTCGTCCCATTATTTGAAACATTGCCCGATTTACAACATGCGCCAGTCTTTCTCAATGAATTGTTTTCGCTCCCGTATTGGCAAACGAAGTTGCAAGTTGCTCATCGCATCCAGGAAGTGATGCTGGGCTATTCTGATTCCGGGAAAGATGCCGGGATTGTAGCGGCGAATTTAGCACTCGATCAAGCTGCTCGTGAGATTCATGCCGCCGGTGAACGCAACCAAGTTGCCATCCAATTTTTCCATGGGCGTGGCGGCACTGTTGCTCGCGGTGGCGGTTTTCTCTATCAATCGATTGTTGCCTCTCTCCACGGCGTCGGTGATGGTCACTGGAAATTGACCGAACAAGGAGAGATGATTGCGACCCGTTATGGCGATCCTGCGCTGGCGGTGCGGGTAATCGAACAGATGCTGGTGGCGACCATCGAAGCGCGTACTTTGCAATCCACAATTTCCTCCAATGCCGCGCTGGAATTCGAGGAACTATCGGTATTATCGGAAAAAGCTTGGCGTGCGCTGGTGTATGAAAAACCGGATTTTGCGCAATTCTTCGCGATCGCGTCTCCGGTCGGAGAATTATCGGCGTTGCGAATTGGCAGTCGCCCTGCGAAACGCACCCCTGGCGGTGATATCTCGATGTTACGGGCAATCCCTTGGAACTTCGCATGGCTGCAAAACCGCATCAATTTGACCGGATGGTACGGTGCCGGAACTGCGCTCAATGCCATTCGACATCAACCGGAATTGTGGCATGGTTTTCTTGCCGCCTTACCACACACCCCCATTCTGCAATTGCTTATCCAGAAATTGCGAATCTCGCTCTGGCTATCGGATTGGAATGCCGCAGAGTTCTATCTACATCGGGTACCGGAGGAGCATCGCGCATACATAACCCGGATTCGCAATGAATTCGATGATTTGAAAACAGTATTGGAGGAATTGCAGGAACACCTTCCGGCAAAATCCTATGCAATCTTTCATGCGTCGCGCGCAGTACGGGTTGCCCCCTTGCGGGGATTGGCAGCGATTCAGAGTGAACTCATTGACCGCTTCCGTAATCAAACCAACACAACGGTTGAGACGATGCTGCAGCGCGCCTTATTGCAATCCTTTATCGGCGTTTCGGCAGGATTGCGTAATACCGGTTGA
- a CDS encoding NAD(P)H-dependent oxidoreductase subunit E, protein MSNADIVTPQAAHDFTKLEKILAKYPRNEASLIMVLQDVQDEYRFLPCDVLIEVSKVLDVPKAKVFAVGTFYKAFSLEPQGRVNIKVCMGTACHVRGAQMVMESLARELEMDGPGTTKDLEFTLETVNCVGACGMAPVVVVDDKYHAEVKPERVEKLLKTKEAK, encoded by the coding sequence ATGAGCAACGCCGATATCGTAACGCCGCAAGCGGCGCACGACTTTACCAAACTCGAGAAGATTCTTGCGAAGTATCCCCGCAACGAAGCGAGTTTGATTATGGTGCTGCAGGACGTCCAGGATGAATACCGTTTTCTTCCCTGCGATGTATTAATCGAAGTGTCGAAAGTACTGGACGTACCGAAAGCGAAAGTGTTTGCGGTCGGAACGTTCTACAAAGCGTTCTCACTCGAACCGCAAGGGCGCGTCAATATTAAAGTTTGTATGGGAACGGCTTGTCACGTCCGCGGCGCTCAGATGGTGATGGAATCACTCGCCCGCGAATTGGAAATGGACGGTCCCGGTACCACCAAAGACCTTGAGTTTACCCTCGAAACGGTGAATTGCGTCGGTGCTTGCGGCATGGCGCCGGTGGTGGTCGTCGACGATAAGTACCACGCTGAAGTGAAACCGGAACGGGTTGAGAAGCTGCTCAAGACGAAGGAGGCGAAATGA
- a CDS encoding 2Fe-2S iron-sulfur cluster-binding protein has translation MKLTLNGKTVEAEKGEYLLAVARRENIRIPSLCHHDGVEPVGACRLCVVEITRPEWGGWTRLVTSCLYQAEEGLIVDTHSPKVVETRATLLDMQLARCPNSDVIKGWAKEYGIEKTTMEIRVDGDNCILCDICVRVCEAVGRNAIARTSRGIQKVIATPLELDEERSCIGCLACAHACPTDAIPWEEKDGKRTIWDHTFDLVKCVDTGDVLGTPEQLKHFAQKSGLPEAYFTKSDRARKLETARKFVSVV, from the coding sequence ATGAAATTAACACTAAACGGAAAGACCGTCGAAGCGGAGAAGGGGGAATACCTTCTCGCCGTGGCGCGTCGCGAGAATATTCGCATCCCGTCGCTCTGCCATCACGACGGCGTCGAGCCCGTCGGCGCGTGCCGGTTGTGCGTCGTCGAAATCACCCGCCCCGAATGGGGTGGCTGGACCCGACTTGTTACCAGTTGTCTTTATCAGGCGGAAGAGGGACTCATCGTCGACACCCACTCGCCAAAAGTGGTGGAGACGCGGGCGACTCTGCTCGATATGCAGCTCGCACGGTGCCCGAATAGCGACGTGATCAAAGGGTGGGCGAAAGAGTACGGGATCGAAAAGACCACGATGGAAATTCGGGTCGATGGCGATAACTGTATTCTTTGCGATATCTGCGTCCGGGTCTGCGAAGCGGTTGGCAGAAATGCGATTGCCCGTACGTCACGCGGCATCCAGAAGGTGATAGCGACGCCGCTCGAACTCGACGAAGAGCGTTCGTGCATCGGCTGTCTCGCCTGTGCCCACGCCTGTCCGACCGATGCGATTCCGTGGGAAGAGAAAGACGGTAAGCGGACGATTTGGGATCACACCTTCGATCTCGTGAAGTGTGTCGATACCGGCGACGTGTTGGGAACGCCGGAGCAACTCAAGCACTTTGCGCAGAAATCCGGGTTACCCGAAGCGTATTTCACGAAGTCGGATCGCGCGCGGAAACTTGAGACTGCCCGTAAATTCGTCTCAGTTGTTTAA
- a CDS encoding 4Fe-4S binding protein yields the protein MSRFESVDQLVAYRTKLQDAHNKLQRRIVVCAGTGCVACGALEVFDELKKQLADNKYEVALELQDCLHSKNGGAHHVSISGCHGFCQMGPLVHILPDDVLYMQPKVKDVTDIVNALLGKAPVNEKLLFKDPATKQAQKGRNDITFYAKQERIALKNCGYVDPESLDDYLAHGGFSGLLKAMSMEGKAVVDSVTKSGLRGRGGAGFATGRKWKTAMDAGSPYILCNGDEGDPGAFMDRSIMEGDPFKVLEGMTIGAYAMKANRGYLYVRKEYPLAVKRLQKAIDKLTEAGLLGDNILNTGFNFTVSISRGGGAFVCGESTALMRSIEGKIGEPRAKYTRSAVKGLYEQPTVLNNVETWACVPLILEHGHEWFASKGTKTSTGTKAFSLVGKVKNTGLVEVEMGTTLREIIFDIGGGIIGDKPFKAVQTGGPSGGCIPESLLDVPVDFDTLTANGSMMGSGGMIVMDSRNCMVDIAKYFVHFLLEESCGKCTPCREGLRQLHAMVDSVTKGEATMETLDNIERVCRAMKLGSLCSLGMDAPNPVLSTLKFFREEWIQHIQEKKCVAGVCRNLITFHIIEEKCTGCMICARHCPQTAIHGEKGKPYVIDTAICDKCGICYTVCPEKFDAIEIL from the coding sequence ATGAGTCGCTTCGAATCGGTCGACCAACTGGTCGCATATCGAACGAAACTGCAGGATGCGCATAATAAACTGCAACGCCGTATCGTTGTCTGCGCCGGTACCGGTTGCGTTGCCTGTGGCGCGTTGGAAGTATTCGACGAATTGAAAAAGCAGCTTGCCGACAATAAGTACGAAGTCGCGCTCGAGTTGCAGGATTGTCTCCACAGTAAAAATGGTGGGGCGCATCACGTCTCGATCAGCGGTTGTCACGGCTTCTGTCAGATGGGCCCGCTCGTACATATCCTGCCCGACGATGTGCTGTATATGCAGCCGAAGGTGAAGGACGTTACCGACATCGTGAATGCCCTGCTCGGAAAAGCGCCGGTCAACGAAAAATTGCTTTTCAAAGATCCCGCGACGAAGCAAGCGCAAAAGGGTCGTAACGACATCACGTTCTATGCGAAACAAGAGCGGATTGCGCTCAAGAATTGCGGTTATGTCGATCCCGAATCGCTCGACGATTATCTCGCGCACGGCGGCTTTAGCGGTTTGCTGAAAGCGATGTCGATGGAAGGGAAAGCGGTCGTCGATAGTGTAACGAAGAGTGGTTTGCGCGGTCGCGGCGGCGCTGGTTTCGCTACCGGCCGCAAATGGAAAACCGCGATGGACGCCGGCTCGCCCTATATCCTTTGTAACGGCGACGAAGGCGATCCCGGCGCGTTTATGGATCGTTCGATCATGGAAGGCGATCCCTTCAAAGTGCTCGAAGGAATGACCATCGGCGCGTATGCGATGAAAGCGAACCGCGGTTATTTGTATGTCCGCAAAGAGTATCCGCTGGCAGTAAAACGACTGCAAAAAGCCATCGACAAATTGACCGAAGCGGGATTGCTCGGCGACAATATTCTCAATACCGGATTCAACTTTACAGTATCGATTTCCCGCGGCGGCGGCGCGTTTGTCTGCGGTGAATCGACCGCGCTGATGCGTTCCATCGAAGGGAAGATCGGCGAACCGCGCGCGAAGTACACCCGCAGCGCCGTCAAAGGTCTCTACGAACAACCGACCGTATTGAACAATGTCGAAACGTGGGCATGCGTACCGCTGATTCTCGAACATGGTCACGAATGGTTTGCGTCGAAAGGCACCAAAACTTCGACCGGAACGAAGGCATTCTCATTGGTCGGTAAAGTAAAGAATACCGGGCTCGTTGAAGTCGAAATGGGAACGACGCTACGCGAAATCATTTTCGATATCGGCGGCGGTATCATCGGCGATAAACCGTTCAAAGCGGTACAGACCGGCGGCCCATCGGGCGGTTGTATCCCCGAATCGCTGCTCGACGTACCAGTCGATTTCGATACGCTGACGGCGAATGGTTCGATGATGGGTTCCGGCGGTATGATTGTGATGGACAGCCGGAATTGCATGGTCGACATTGCGAAGTATTTCGTTCACTTTTTGCTCGAAGAGAGCTGTGGAAAGTGTACGCCGTGCCGCGAAGGGTTGCGCCAATTACACGCGATGGTCGATAGCGTCACCAAAGGCGAAGCGACGATGGAGACGCTCGACAATATCGAACGGGTCTGTCGGGCAATGAAGCTCGGTTCGCTCTGTTCACTCGGAATGGATGCGCCGAATCCGGTATTGTCGACGCTCAAATTCTTCCGCGAAGAGTGGATTCAACATATTCAGGAAAAGAAGTGCGTTGCCGGCGTCTGCCGCAATCTGATCACGTTCCATATCATCGAAGAGAAGTGTACCGGTTGTATGATTTGCGCGCGCCATTGTCCACAAACCGCCATTCATGGCGAAAAGGGCAAACCGTACGTGATCGATACCGCGATTTGCGATAAGTGCGGCATCTGCTACACCGTCTGTCCGGAAAAATTCGACGCGATTGAAATTCTTTAG
- a CDS encoding DUF3192 domain-containing protein produces MRKYAVASLVILMLLLDGCMILLPGESQVRRKNGSRLAELNIGIDKDEAIEIMGTEMLLLWNMRMMYNPYRTETVKGADGNLYEVVYYYTRDPQKGANKNEELTPLVFKECKLTGWGWTYFNDITTGGKKR; encoded by the coding sequence ATGCGTAAATATGCAGTCGCATCTTTGGTTATACTCATGTTGCTACTCGATGGTTGCATGATTTTACTGCCGGGTGAGTCACAGGTCCGGCGGAAGAATGGGTCGCGGCTCGCTGAGCTGAATATCGGCATCGATAAAGACGAAGCGATTGAGATTATGGGCACGGAAATGCTGTTGCTATGGAATATGCGGATGATGTACAACCCGTATCGCACCGAGACGGTGAAGGGTGCCGATGGGAACCTCTATGAAGTGGTGTATTACTATACGCGCGATCCTCAAAAGGGAGCGAACAAAAACGAAGAACTAACTCCCTTGGTATTCAAAGAGTGCAAATTGACAGGGTGGGGCTGGACCTATTTCAACGATATCACAACAGGGGGAAAGAAACGGTAA